In Leptolyngbya iicbica LK, one DNA window encodes the following:
- a CDS encoding GTP-binding protein: MSTSASNRFQRVRQALRQSVQRYTPTLQTPVAADQQTQKAAVQEGVSALSALEARLAKPVLRVAVFGLVSRGKSAVINALVGEDILPTGPLHGVTRWPRSVYWRPPIEAVHDVEELPQIELIDTPGLDEVDGEARGAMAQDVAHQADLILFVVAGDITRTEYDALVTLQAAKKPLLLVFNKVDLFPDTDRQAIYQVLTNLWKATNRDRPNAALAVDDVVMVAAAPAPLQVRVEWPDGKITHEWEQLPPQMDSLKQALLTIARQDGTTLIALNALREADSLETDMARRAIALHHEEAEALIWKFAKYKALAVALNPIAVLDLAGGFVTDLVMIRALAKLYGLPITQHEAKKLWQAIAKSSGTLLLSEVGTGLLLGTGKGAAAVWSMFDSAGGFSAMLSVMAAQAGASGYGTYAVGKAAQVYLEQGCTWGPNGVKAVMQDILSQIDSGSTVSRLRQELEAQLLAKSDR, from the coding sequence GTGTCAACTTCTGCTAGCAATCGGTTTCAGCGGGTGCGTCAAGCTTTGCGCCAGAGCGTGCAGCGATATACACCTACCTTGCAAACTCCGGTGGCTGCTGACCAGCAAACGCAAAAAGCCGCAGTACAGGAAGGGGTGAGTGCCCTGAGTGCGTTAGAAGCGCGACTCGCAAAACCAGTATTGCGGGTGGCGGTGTTTGGCTTGGTGAGTCGGGGTAAATCGGCCGTCATTAATGCCCTGGTGGGAGAAGATATTTTGCCCACCGGCCCGCTGCATGGCGTGACCCGCTGGCCGCGATCAGTATACTGGCGTCCCCCCATTGAGGCTGTGCACGATGTGGAAGAGTTGCCCCAGATCGAGTTAATTGATACGCCTGGGCTGGACGAGGTCGATGGCGAGGCCCGCGGTGCGATGGCCCAAGATGTGGCTCATCAGGCTGATCTGATCCTCTTTGTTGTGGCGGGCGATATCACGCGCACGGAATATGATGCCCTGGTGACCCTGCAAGCTGCCAAAAAGCCGCTGCTGCTGGTGTTCAATAAAGTTGACTTGTTCCCCGATACCGATCGCCAAGCCATTTATCAGGTCTTGACGAATTTGTGGAAGGCGACGAACCGCGATCGCCCCAATGCGGCCCTGGCGGTTGACGATGTGGTGATGGTGGCGGCGGCCCCGGCCCCGCTGCAAGTGCGGGTCGAGTGGCCCGATGGCAAAATCACCCACGAGTGGGAACAACTGCCCCCGCAAATGGACAGCCTCAAACAAGCGCTGCTCACTATCGCTCGCCAGGATGGCACGACGTTGATTGCCCTCAATGCTCTGCGTGAGGCTGACTCTCTGGAAACTGATATGGCCCGCCGGGCGATCGCCCTGCACCACGAAGAAGCCGAAGCCCTGATCTGGAAATTCGCTAAATATAAAGCTCTCGCAGTCGCCCTCAACCCCATTGCCGTGCTAGATCTGGCGGGCGGTTTCGTCACCGACCTGGTCATGATCCGCGCCCTCGCCAAACTCTACGGCCTACCCATCACTCAGCATGAAGCGAAAAAACTGTGGCAGGCGATCGCCAAAAGTTCCGGCACTCTCTTACTCAGTGAAGTCGGCACTGGCCTCCTGCTCGGCACGGGCAAAGGAGCCGCCGCCGTGTGGAGCATGTTTGACAGTGCGGGGGGATTTTCTGCCATGCTCAGCGTGATGGCTGCCCAAGCCGGAGCCTCTGGTTACGGCACCTATGCTGTTGGCAAAGCGGCTCAAGTCTATTTAGAACAAGGCTGCACTTGGGGACCGAACGGTGTGAAGGCAGTCATGCAAGACATCCTCAGCCAGATCGACTCCGGCTCCACCGTCTCCCGCCTCCGCCAAGAACTCGAAGCCCAACTGCTGGCTAAGAGCGATCGCTGA
- a CDS encoding YcjF family protein, whose translation MVRKLLLERPILVGGLGLAATLSLLGGLQDVLADSTTVAGLIATGAGVWWWRRQRPDAKPVEIKPATPVEREQVEVAIATLKTDLDALQPELSSLKTADEVAAIIAQLEQQRQNLLTELDRAELKVAIAGAPRSGKSLLEGFLTASSSEESAEFADDSRMSVTEVSLTAETTHPQVMADLLQQQDAVIYIVTEDLTESVFADLKTLAAAGQRMIVCLNKRDHYLPDEQTAILDKLQTQLRSLPQPVDCVAIATAPRPIKVRTHDEAGQVTERLETPDPEVAPILTPVQHWCAQAIPHLVAQTVMRQVQQLRRDIQTTLNQARHQQALPLVEQLQWAAAGTAFASPVPSLDLLAAIAINGQLVMDLSKVYQQPLALDQAKAIATELAAVVVKLGVVEVSTQLLTTALKSHAATFVVGGSVQAFSAAYLTRLCGESLMAYFEERALSGQVEAAVSVAAIGQKLQALMPSTQRTEFLQTLINQGIQKLTPKTPPALAPGAAAPLNLAQSASTKVSAQPETVSSGELV comes from the coding sequence GTGGTACGCAAGCTGCTTTTAGAGCGTCCAATTTTAGTCGGTGGGCTAGGTTTAGCGGCGACGTTGAGTTTGTTGGGTGGATTACAGGATGTGTTGGCCGACAGCACCACTGTGGCGGGGCTGATTGCGACGGGGGCGGGTGTCTGGTGGTGGCGACGTCAGCGGCCTGACGCTAAACCCGTCGAGATTAAACCCGCAACGCCTGTGGAGCGAGAGCAGGTAGAGGTGGCGATCGCGACCCTGAAAACCGATTTAGATGCTCTTCAACCAGAATTGTCGTCTTTAAAGACAGCGGACGAGGTCGCCGCGATCATTGCTCAACTCGAACAACAGCGCCAGAACCTTTTGACGGAATTAGATCGAGCTGAGTTAAAAGTGGCGATCGCGGGCGCTCCCCGCTCGGGTAAATCTTTGCTGGAGGGATTTTTGACCGCTTCTAGCTCAGAGGAGAGCGCAGAATTTGCTGATGATTCCCGGATGTCAGTGACCGAAGTGTCATTAACCGCTGAAACGACTCATCCTCAAGTCATGGCTGACTTGCTCCAGCAGCAAGATGCGGTGATCTATATAGTGACTGAGGATCTGACCGAGTCGGTGTTTGCCGACCTGAAAACGCTGGCGGCAGCAGGGCAGCGGATGATCGTATGCCTCAACAAGCGAGATCATTACTTACCCGATGAGCAGACTGCAATCCTGGACAAGCTGCAAACCCAGTTGCGATCGCTGCCTCAACCCGTCGATTGTGTGGCCATTGCCACCGCCCCGCGTCCGATTAAAGTCCGCACCCATGACGAGGCGGGTCAAGTCACCGAGCGCTTAGAAACACCGGACCCAGAAGTCGCCCCTATCCTGACCCCAGTACAGCATTGGTGTGCGCAAGCAATTCCGCATTTGGTGGCGCAAACTGTGATGCGGCAGGTGCAGCAACTGCGGCGTGACATTCAGACGACTTTGAACCAAGCGCGGCATCAACAAGCGCTGCCCCTGGTTGAACAATTACAGTGGGCCGCAGCGGGTACCGCCTTTGCCAGTCCCGTGCCGTCGCTAGATTTACTAGCTGCGATCGCCATCAACGGCCAACTGGTGATGGATTTGAGCAAAGTCTATCAGCAGCCCCTCGCCCTCGATCAAGCGAAGGCGATCGCCACTGAATTGGCCGCCGTCGTCGTCAAACTCGGCGTGGTCGAAGTCTCGACCCAATTATTGACCACAGCACTGAAAAGCCATGCCGCTACGTTTGTGGTGGGGGGCAGCGTGCAAGCCTTTAGTGCGGCTTATCTCACGCGCCTTTGTGGTGAAAGCCTGATGGCCTATTTTGAAGAGCGTGCCCTCTCAGGACAAGTGGAAGCAGCCGTCTCGGTGGCAGCGATCGGGCAAAAACTGCAAGCCCTCATGCCCAGTACTCAACGCACCGAGTTTTTGCAAACTCTCATCAATCAAGGTATCCAGAAATTGACGCCCAAAACGCCTCCTGCCCTGGCACCGGGAGCAGCGGCCCCGCTGAATTTGGCTCAATCTGCATCCACCAAAGTGTCTGCTCAGCCTGAGACAGTATCCTCTGGAGAACTCGTCTAA